AGATCCTTCTGCATTTTGAAGCTTCGCTGGCATGGTATACAGTGCAGATCGCTCTCGCCCTGGGGGGATACGGATTTTCCTTCAGGCGGAGTTTCTTTCGGCTGGTGGGCCACATTGTTGTGTAATTTTAAGTTCTCTCGCCAACGAAATCGAAGCGGGCACTTGCGGCACTGGAATCGTTTCTGGGAATTCCGGCAAAGAGTTCGGGAGTGGTGATCTAGAAGGGCCTTGTCAAGGAACCTTGCCTGGCAATGGGTGCATGAATAGGGGGTCTCTGCCCCCGTGTGCTTTTCCAAGTGGTGGGCATAGAGCTGGTATTTTCGATTGACCTGTATTCCACAGATATTGCAGGTATAGGTGTGAGTGGAATGATTCTCCTCCTGATCCGACTCAGTATCTGTCTCGCTGCTATCTAGAGTCAGCTCTAAGCCCGATTCGTTGGCGATGGAAATGAATCTGTCCAGGTCGCATCCTTTATCCACATCAGCCATTATTCTCTCCGCCAGCTGGGACTTGTTCAAAGGTGCAGGTAGTTCAGGATACATGGATTTTGATGCGGTGGCAATATCTCTAAACTCGGAGAACGTCACTGAGTACTTGTGGGATGTAAGGTGTGCCCGAAGATCTGAAATTTTGGAGTGTCGGGAAAGGCAGATCATGCATTGGATCTGCTTGCAGCCATGTGGACGACATAGCTGGCCCAAAATGGATGGATCATTATCTGAACCATTTAAGGTGTGCTCTGCCGTTTGATCGGATTGTTGCTCCGTGGAATGCACCCGCATGTGAGATTTAAGATTATCCTTTCGGTGGAACTTGCGATCGCAGTGGGTGCACTTATACTTTACTTCTGTCTGGTGAATGCGCTTATGGCGGGTGAGGTCTTTGTGCCAAATAAAAGTCTAAAAGATAAAATCAATTAGTTGTGTAACCATGTTGTGCAGCCAACTAACCTTTTCACACTCATCACACTGCAGCTTGGCTGCGGAGGAGCATGGTCTCAACGAACGACTTTCTTCCAGCTCCGGACTCTCCTCCTGGTCGTGGTGAGCTTTTAGATGCCTCTCGTAGTTGCCCTGCCACATAAAGTGTAGATTGCAGTTTGGGCAGTGGAACCTTGAATGCCTCTTTGCGCTACATCGCCTGCGATGCTTCTGAAGCAATGCGTCGCACACAAATCCCTCTTGACAATCTTCACAAGAGAAGGGCAAGGCACCTGATTCCTCGGTATGAAAACTTTTCTGGTGCTGCAGTAGGACCAATAGCCTCTTTGACACCTTTCCGCAAAGAACACAGGTGTGGTGCGGTGCTTCGCCATCTTCTGCTTCCGATTCTTCAGTTTCGGAATCAAAGATATCCAGCTCGCGACCACTGGAGGTAGCAGCGTTGTAATAGCGGTCAAAGTCCTGCACTTCGAAGTCCTCAATGATACGAGCACTCAGTTCTGCGGGAGTGCATTCCAAGCCATTGGGATAGAAGGATTGAAAGAACATAGTCTGGAGATCAGGATTGAAGTCCTCAAAATCTTTTTGATGGCGAACGAGGTGGATGCGTAGCTTGGCTAGAGTGGGCATTTGGGCGTCGCACAAGGTACAGAAGATCTGACGTTCCATGTTAGCTGGATGAGAGCAAGAGTGTTTTTCGAGGTTCTCCAGCCACATAAACTTTCCAGGACATTTTCGACAGTGATACTTCTTAAGCTTGTTGTGGCACTGGTGGTGCAAATGCTGATTGTAGAGCGCCGAGGACAGAAATCCGACTTTGCAGAAGCTGCAACGTTGCCAAGGTAGCTCATCTGCCTGATCACGAGCGTGTTCCTCCAGCGTGTGCCGTACTAAAAGGTGTTTGCGACCAAATCCTACATTGCACATGTCGCAGACGTATTTGGCATCTTCTAGAGAGGATTCCCCATCGGAGTCATTAATATCCAGCTCATAACCATGGAAATTGACCACCGATGCAAACTTTTCCAAAACTCCCTTGGCTACATCCGCTACAATCATTTGTTTGATTCGCTCCATGTCGCCGGAGTGTGTTTGGTAATGCTCTCGGACCACGTCGCTATCCGGGCATAAGGCATGTAGACTGTCTAGGCTTATGTGAGTGTCCAAATGGCATCTGAGATCCTGGACTCGTTCGTACTTATTGTTGCATAGCTTACATTCGATTCTTTTAGGGCTGCCGGAGGAGTACAAGCGCTCGGCAAAGATCCACTCGTTGCCCAGCTTTAAGGACTCCATCTTAGCCGCTTTTTTGTTGTGGCTGCGAAGATGAAACACATAATTGTCCTTACGCAGAAATCCCTTTCCGCAGGTTCGGCAAACGAAGTTGTTTTTGTCGAAATGACTCCGTGAATGGCGCTGCATGTCGCGGTACCAGGAGAAACTTTTTCCGCACGCCTGGCAGGCATACCGACCATCGGAGGTCAATGATTGGCTCTTGGCCTTGCCAGGAGGCCGTCCTCGCCGGCGTTTTACGGGGGATTTGTCGTTGATGTTGATGCtgtaaataaattacaacttAGAATCTTAATGGGTTTAGTACTATGTTAGCTTACTCTTCATTTTCACTTTCTGTTGGCTGCTTGACCTTACGGGCACTTCTTCGCAGTTGATACGGCTTTTCATCGACTTCCTCcctaaaatttaattttattgtatAATTAACACTAAGAGCTTGTAATATATCAACGCACGATTCGCTGGCAGTAACAGGGTTCTCCCTATTATCACTGTCACTTTCCGCATCCCACTTGCATTCCACCGTTGGAGTTTGAAGGGCCTCCTCATCCTCATTTCCTGCTTCTGGATCGGCTGCAATTtccgtttttattttctgttccTGGGGTAGGTCTATAGGTGTCTCATCAAGGCATTCCCTCAACCGTACCAAGAGTTCCCCATTAACCTTTCTGGCTTGCTGCACAAAAGAATAGGCATTCTCCAATCTTTTCAAGCAATCGCTGCACAAATGCTGGGGTAGGCTGGAGTCCAAGCTCTCTTGGAGGGGCTGCAACAGGAAGAACAAGAAGTATAGAGAACGTTGGTTATATCGTCACCAGAATCAATGCAATGGaactttataaatattgaGATTGTTATCAAGACGTTTCCTCAACCGTACCAAGAATGCTCTGTCTACTTTGCTGGTCTGCTGCACAAAAGCACAGATACTGAAGGGGGCTGGAAAATGGAATACTGCCGAAATGGCGTCCATAAGTGATcttcaataagagcatcaccctattttttacttttatgaaGCAAAGTACCGTTTATCGGACTATTTCACAAGTCTACAGAAGTCTCCCCATGTACTTACATCGATTTGCGTTAGCTCGTGGAGCACCTCGTAGAAACTCTTATTGGCGTCCTTTTCCAAACAAGCGGAAAGCGGCTGTAAATCGGGGTTTTGCAGAGCGCATGTTCGGCACGTGTTTGGTGGTAGCATGGTGCTACTATTTCAAACACTTACTTTTAATCAAACATTCCAAAACACAAGAAATATTcgcaaaaactgaggaaaaagaACTTCAGGCCGACAAGAAGAAGATGAATGCCATTCACAGCGACTGAACCAGTATTGGACAACGGCGATAACTGTTTCCCGATAACTGCCGCTATCTAAAGCTGGTCACTCTTATTTTTAGTGTATCAGCTGTTTGGGTGCCTATTTTTGTTAcgaatttatttgtttacatATTTTCTTATGGATTGAAGTGGATGAGCCAAAACATGACCAGGACATGCAGAATATGTGGCGGAACCGAGGGGCGATACTGGATCGAAACGCCCGTGGAAAAGTACGCCGGGAAGACTTTCGTGCAGTTATTGACAGAACTGACCAGAATTGAGGTGGCTGAATTGTTTATATGCTTCAATTGCTACAATATAAATTCCCTTGACAGGTGGCTGCACTTTTGATCGAGAAATTGCCCCAGTGGATCTGCGCTGTGTGCTCCCATAAACTGGAAACGGCCTATGAATTAGTGATATTAGCTCGAGAGACTCATAATCTGTGGATGCAGAAGTTAGATGACGCAGCTAAGGATCGAGGCGATGAGTCGCAAGGACTCGAAGCACTGGAGTGCCTCAATGAGACTCCTATCCACCTGGTTGATATCGAAGGAGTAACAATAAAAACAGAGGAACTAGACCATACACCTCCCGTCTCCAGGAAAGACCCTCTCGTACGTCCTCACCTTGCCAAGAGGCGTATTACACATTACAGTGATCCTGACGAAGACCAGGACGATGTACCGCTTCACCAGCACCGCAAACACTTGTCGTTTTCTGTTCAAAAGCTGCATATTTGCAGTATCTGCAACAAGGCCTTTCGATATGTAACAAATCTGTATCGGCACAGGCAGAGGGACCATGGTGCGCCCGGAAAACCAGGAACTGAGTAGGTTCCACggctttttattcatttttattttgtaaaaatatatctCCTTTTTAATAGGTTGGACGAAGATGAAAACTACTATAAGTGTGATCATTGCGACAACTCATTCAAGTATGTTTTGGAGTTGGTGAAGCACAACCAAAATGAACACAATGCTAGTCTGCTGCCCTCCAAAACATAcctacaaaaatataaaatctcTCGCCGACCAACACCAACGACCGTTGAGGCAAACCCATCCAGTCCCGCATCTACTTCAGAAACTTCTTCGCAACGAAAGAAAACCAACAGCGACACCTTGGTGCACAGCTTCATCAAAACCGTAGTGTAAGCCGATTAAGTAaatgttttttcgaaattttgttaAGATAATTTATTGCAGGCTCTCGGATGAAGATGAAAACAGCAGCTCCGACAACTACTATAAGTGCGATCAGTGTACAAAGTCCTACAAATACGTCATTAGTCTCATCAAGCACAAGCATAGCAAGCATTCCACAGAAGAGGGTCAGTCAGGAAGAAAGGAGGTCGAAGAGGATCAGAACATCGGTGCTTCTGCGTCAAGAGTTTCTGCAGCTGTACTGCCAAAGCCATCAAGGATCAACCGACGCGTCAATGGATTTGATCTTCATCGATGTGAGCCCAATGGGGCTAAGGAAATTAAGTGCATGATATGCTTGAAACGGTTTACAAAGCTTCGCCAGTTAAGAGATCATCTAGAAGCGCATCCAACTGACTTTGATTTCAATGCACATGGGGAACCGATTGAAAGAATTGCCGAGGGATTCTTTAAGACCGCTGTAGAGTCGACGACAGAGGGCTTGAAGCGTCGAATATTGAGAGATTTGAGAATGGGGGTTTATGGGCGATATTATTCCATCACAAATCAAGCTCGTTACGAAATGAGTCTGGATAGTTCGGATACAGACagtgatggtgatggtgagGATGTCGTGGTGAGACGTAGCTATGTTTGCGATCTGTGCAATGATCCGGATGCTAGGTGGCCGCGAAAATATCAATTACACAAGCACCATCTTCAGGAGCACAACTGGTTAGACGCTCCACACGTCTGCCTGCGTTGCGATTCCAGGTTCTTGAACGCCGATCTTCTGGATCACCATACCAGCCAGCTGTGTCAAAATACCCTTAAGCGATTCATGTGTGACAAGTGTCCACAACGCTTTTTTTGGCGCAGGAATCTTCGCGCCCATCTTGCCGAACATAAGAGCAAGGTAGATATTTAATTACTTCGCACATATCAATTTATAATATACAACCTTTACCCCTCAGCAAGAGATCTACCATTGCGATCAGTGCTCTCGTAGCTACCAGGACAAGAGTGCCGTAACCAAGCACAAGTTAATGGTGCACCGGGAAGGTAGCGAGGAACTATTTCCCTGCCGTTGGTGCACTCGCACCTTTTACCGGCCCGCCTTATTGCACAAGCACGTCAAACGCCATGGATTTAGTGGAGATGACCTGCCGTTGGCAGAAACTCTATTGGCAGATGCCGCCAAGCCGTCTAGGCCGAAAAGTATCCAGTGCAAGCTGTGTGAAATCCAGTTTATCAGCGTGGTGGATCTACGGCGACACATCTCCATGCAGGGCCACAGTGATCAGCCATCGGCCTACATGATAAGCACGGAAGCTGGCTTCGAAATGCTAATAGACGACACCGATGACAGTGACAAGGAGAGCTCCTCAGGCAGAAGCTACTACTGTGATCTGTGCCAGCTCAGTTTCCGGCGTAGAAAAGACATAAACGAACATCAGTACTCCCTGCACAGCTTTGATAAGCTGCCATATGCCTGCGAGCACTGCATCTTTAAAACTGTGGATAAGGTAAGAGCAACTTAATTTGCCCAAAACGTTGAAATCTGAGGTGAATCTTTCTTTCAGGGTATTCTGGAGCAGCATCTGATCACCCAATGTCGGAACAATGAAAAGAAATTTATCTGCTCGCGCTGTGGGTTCAAATTTATGTGGGAGGATAATTTGACCCAGCACCTGGCCACCCAGcaccaaacaaaacaacagACCATTCCGGAACAACAGGCACCACTGAGGCGGAAGAGAAGGTTCCGCTATCAGTGCCCTCATTGTTGGCGATCCTTTGTGGCTCAGCCTAGCCTGGACAAACACATCCGAGACATGCATGTGGCCAAGAGGAATGTGGGAAAGAAGTATCTCTGCTCTCTGTGCGGCTTGGAAGCGCAAACTCCCAACAAACTGAGCATCCATATGCGGCGTCACATGGGTGAGAAACCATTCAAATGCGATCTCTGTGACATGCGCTTTACGGTTTTCTACGAGCTGAAGGTCCACCGACGAAAGCACACGGGCGAAAGGCCCTACCAGTGCACCTTCTGCTCCAAGGAATTTGCCCGCCCCGATAAGTTGCGCCGACATGTTTTTATCCACAACGTTAAATCGTAATGAGGCAACGTAGTTCATATTTAgtcaaagaaaaaataaaggtttttgtattcaaaatatttttggaatcAAAAGATGCTATCGGTGTATGATCAGATGCGTAATTCTCAGAAGAATGAGAGAAAACACTATTGTTTTGGAATACTCTTCTGTGTTTAATGCTTAATGAAGTCCCTCTTACCCAAGTATCTCAGAAATGCATATTGAGGTCATGCGATTTAAGAGAGTGAAACTCAGAGCTTTTACGCAAAGATtgtatatttaaatacatACCCAGTATCTGTTTGCCTTCATTCAAACGCTAAATCAAAACAATGACGGACCAGACGACTCCGCAGTGGGTAAACGAACAACTTTTTCACGGGTTGTTGATGGAGTACATCGACAACTTCAAGGCAATCGTTAGCTTTGCCGCCAAGTCGGCAACCGGCCAGGGCGAGAACTACCTTACAATCGTGCTACGGATCCAGATAACTATGCAGCTGACGGGTACGTTTGTGTTAAGATCTCTTGATTAAAATGTAAACATTTAATTTAGATGACAGCACCAAAGATGTCAATTATATTCTAAAAATTCCCTTGGTTGGCGACGATGATAATGGCGATCATGCGTTTCACGACATGTTCATTACCGAATTGGATATGTATGATCGTCTGGTACCAGAGCTGGAGAAACAATATGAACACACGCCTATATCGCCGAAATTCAAGCCTTTGCACTTGAAGTTTCCCAAAATGCCCGTTAAGTGTGACTATATCCTACTGGAGGATCTGAAACAGAAGGGCTACAAGAATGCCGAGAGAACGCAGGGATTGGAGCAGTTTGAGGTGGAGGCTGTGCTCAAGAAGTTGGCCCAGTGGCATGCGGCCTCTGCTAAAAGAGTGGTGGATATAGGGGAGTACGAAAAGGACATCCGGGAAAGCTATTTTACGGCCGAGCACCAAAAAATGTTGGACGAGTTTAATATAAACTTCTCTGTTCCCTTTTTGGAGTGCATGAAGCAGTATGATCTGGATCCTTCCCAAATGGTTTTGATAGTAAGTTTCACGGAGTTTTAATACAAACATGTTTGATTCGTTAACCTGTTTGATCCGCAGAGCAATTACACATCTCTTTTGACGGATTTGAATATAGAGTTTGGTCGAAACGACCCGTTGGAGTTAAGTGTCTTGAATCATGGCGATTTCTGGTGTAACAACTTTATGTTCAAGTACAACGACTTAGGGGAAGTGGAAGATGTTTACTTGGTGGACTTTCAACTGCCGAAATATGGTACAGCTTGTTGGATCCCCCAGATATAActtacttaatttattttccttcCTAGGTACTCCTGCTCAGGATCTATTGTGCCTCCTAATGACCTCCCCAAAATTTGACATTAAGCTGAAAAAGTTCGACCACTTCATTGAGTATTATCATCAGCAGCTAGTGGAACACCTGGCGATGCTCAGCTACAATCAAAGTGCCCCCTCACTGCCCCAGCTGCACCTTCATCTACACAGATATAGTCTCTGGGGTAAGAGTTTCTCCGCTTCTTTCTATTCTAAGTCTATTCTAATTCTCCTTGGTAATTTCAGCATTTATATGCGCTCAGCGGATGCTGCCTATAGTGCTACTCCCGCCGTGTCTGGACTCAAACATTGCCAACGTTATGGGAAACTCGGAGGAGGCGACGGCATTCAAGCGGAAGATGTTTCTCCAACCGGCTTACGTCGATCAAATTAAACAGATACTGCCTTGGCTCATTGAACGGGGTTACATAAGGTGAACCTGGATGCAGTCTCATAGCAGGTTCCAACAAAGCTCAATTATATATCAAGTATTATAGTAATCGTGTTGttcttatttcaaaaattgtagaaataaaattatctaagctttatacaatttattaagagatattttaagagaaaatagaTAACGCACTTGGTGAATCAACTCTTCAAAATGTAATACATACAAGTTTTCGATCATCACCCACATAGTAATCTAAAGAACCACTTTGTATGCACTTGTTTATACCCAAACGaacatttatataaaataaataaatttaatataaactataatgtataaaatattttaaaaagttttattgCCCTTAGCGTATTCTAAAATATACCCTAACGTTAAAAGTCAATCTTTTCAAAAccaacataaatatttacgtACCATATATGGACAAAACTTGATAATGCATACGTATCTGAAAGAGCGAATGGCTTAGAGCTGGTTAGGATGGTTATAGGGAATTTAAAGCTTGATAGAGAGAGCCAAAATTCTAAAAGCTTTTGGGCCAAATAAAAGAGACCTTCCTCGTCAGCTTTAGACCAAAGAAATTACAACCCGCAGTTGTATTTCACCAGTGAACTTCACAAGTTGCTCAATTGTAAAAGTCATATTAACCGACAgcccttttaaaaaaaacaatgactgATAAAGTTCCTGAGTGGCTTTCTGCGGAAGTTTTTGAAGATGTGCTCAGGAAAAATGTGGATGGTTTTGTGAAGGTTAGAAGTTTCAAACCTGAAATGGGATCGGGAGCTGGCGATAACTATGCCACTATTATGTTGAGAGTTAAAATCGAAGTCGAGCTCAAAGGTGAGTTGAACTTGAATAGTAAACAGCTTCTATAATTTATTCTATTTTTCATAGACGGCAAAGAGAAGGAGGTCTCCTATATGGTTAAGTTGCCCCACCAGCTGGATATTTACAAGGAAATGATAAAGAACTCAAACATATTCGACACTGAGCGATTTATGTACAACGATGTAGTTCCCGAAATGGAGGAAATGTACAGAGAAGTTGGTGTGGATATAACGTTCGGTGCTAAGGCCTATGATCTCAAGAACGCCCAATCGGACTATGTAGTCCTGGAAGATTTGGGCCAGAAGGGATTTAAAAATGCGAACCGCTTGGAGGGACTCGATCAAGCTCACACCGAAAGGGTCCTTAAGAAGTTGGCCCAATGGCATGCAGCTTCAGTAGTCAGAGTAGCCACGAAAGGACCCTATCCGCAAGCCCGTACAATGGGAATGTTCAACCCAAATAACCGGCCGATAATGAAAGAAATTTCCAAGGGCATGGGTGAAAAGTTTCTTAAATGCTGCCCCAGTTTTAAGGGTAACGAGGCCTACATAGAGAAAGTGGTTCGTAACTATTACAAAAGGTTTCCGAAAacgaaatatattaaaatttattattcattCTTTTCAGAAAGCACTGCAGCCAGAATTGGTGGACAGGGTATTTGATTTGTTTTCAAAAGTTAAGACAACGGAGTTCAACGTCCTGAACCATGGTGACTTTTGGTGCAATAACGTTATGTTCCAATACGATGATCACGGTGAGATCGAGGAGGTTTATTTAATCGACTTTCAATTTCCCAACTACGGAACTGTTGCCCAGGACCTGACCAACTTTTTGATCTCATCCACCAAGCTGGAGGATAAGCTGAGCAAGTTTGATTACTACGTCAAAGTATACCACGACAATCTTGTAGAGCACCTGAAGGTCCTTCAGTATTCTAAGGCTCCTCCAACTTTGCGGGATATTCATAAATCGCTTATCAGGAATGGTGCTTCTGGTAGGATTCTCTTTCGAATCGTAAGATGAATGGGTTATCGAACTTCTGGACTATTTTTTAGGCTTTGCCGTGGCTAAAGGAGGCATGGCCGCTGTACTAATGGATCCTACGGAAGATGCCAGCTTGGAGAACTTTGTGGGAAGTGGCACCGACGGTGTCGACCTCCACTCGCAGATGTTTAAAAATCCCCGCTATCGGAAGCACATCGAGGTGGTCCTGCCATGGCTGCTAAATCGAGGCGCCTTGGATATGGACTAAGATTTTCTCTGCGACTTATTATCGAACTATTACATCAGCAACAGAgactttaaaatgcatttcattaaacaaaagtttttcCAATGAGAGCAAGCGTGAAATTTTATTGGGCGGATATATTGTAGTGACTTTAGATAGTTTTAGATAGCGATAAAGCTTTAGATAGTTTGGCAACCAAtatcaaataaaaacataacaTAGTGCAAAAACAGGTGTATGGTCTTTGCCATTCCATATATGGTTAAAATAGTGTTTAAAGACCACTTCAATTTTAAGGGTCACTGCGGCGTAAAAGAGAGCTTCCCGCAATTCCATATATGAACAAAACACTTCCTAAATAAATGTTCTCCGAAAGCTTTGTTGAAGAGAAAATGAAGCTCGTGAGAAGATCGGGAGAACGCTTCGGAATCGAACACGAATCGAAAGCTTCTCCGGCTATAAAAGGGGGTGCATTCTCCACCCTTGTTCATTTTACTACAGAGAGCACCCGGGCGAATACGtgataaataaaaagtcgAACTATCTAATAGAATGGCGGCGAATAACATACCAGACTGGATCACAGCGGAATTGTTCGAAGATGTGCTGAAGGCAAACGTCGAGGGATACTCCAAAGTCCGGAACTTCAAGGCggacaggggatcggctgcGGGGGAAAACTACGCCACGATCATGTTGAGGGTGCACATTGAAGTGGAGCTGAAGGGTGAGTTAGCTACCCAGTGGGAGGAGCTTTGTGATTCTGAATCTCCCACCCCCAGACGGCAAAACAAAACAGGTGTCATATATGGTCAAGCTTCCCCATCAGCTGGAGGCTTTCAAAGAGATGATGAAGCGCACCAACATCTTCGAAATTGAAAGGACCATGTACAGTGAAGTGGTTCCCGAAATGGAATCCATGTACTGGGATGCGGGAgtggaaatagtatttggtgcGAAGAGCTATGATCTCAAGAATGCCCAGAGTGACTACATCGCCTTGGAAGATCTGGGTATTAAGGGATTCAAGAATGCCAACCGCCTCGAGGGACTCGACCAAGCTCATACCGAAAGGGTCCTCCATAAGTTGGCCCAGTGGCATGCCGCATCTGCCGTCCGCGTGGCCACCCGAGGTCTCTACCCCAAA
The Drosophila bipectinata strain 14024-0381.07 chromosome 3R, DbipHiC1v2, whole genome shotgun sequence DNA segment above includes these coding regions:
- the LOC108130368 gene encoding zinc finger protein 721; amino-acid sequence: MLPPNTCRTCALQNPDLQPLSACLEKDANKSFYEVLHELTQIDPLQESLDSSLPQHLCSDCLKRLENAYSFVQQARKVNGELLVRLRECLDETPIDLPQEQKIKTEIAADPEAGNEDEEALQTPTVECKWDAESDSDNRENPVTASESEEVDEKPYQLRRSARKVKQPTESENEDININDKSPVKRRRGRPPGKAKSQSLTSDGRYACQACGKSFSWYRDMQRHSRSHFDKNNFVCRTCGKGFLRKDNYVFHLRSHNKKAAKMESLKLGNEWIFAERLYSSGSPKRIECKLCNNKYERVQDLRCHLDTHISLDSLHALCPDSDVVREHYQTHSGDMERIKQMIVADVAKGVLEKFASVVNFHGYELDINDSDGESSLEDAKYVCDMCNVGFGRKHLLVRHTLEEHARDQADELPWQRCSFCKVGFLSSALYNQHLHHQCHNKLKKYHCRKCPGKFMWLENLEKHSCSHPANMERQIFCTLCDAQMPTLAKLRIHLVRHQKDFEDFNPDLQTMFFQSFYPNGLECTPAELSARIIEDFEVQDFDRYYNAATSSGRELDIFDSETEESEAEDGEAPHHTCVLCGKVSKRLLVLLQHQKSFHTEESGALPFSCEDCQEGFVCDALLQKHRRRCSAKRHSRFHCPNCNLHFMWQGNYERHLKAHHDQEESPELEESRSLRPCSSAAKLQCDECEKTFIWHKDLTRHKRIHQTEVKYKCTHCDRKFHRKDNLKSHMRVHSTEQQSDQTAEHTLNGSDNDPSILGQLCRPHGCKQIQCMICLSRHSKISDLRAHLTSHKYSVTFSEFRDIATASKSMYPELPAPLNKSQLAERIMADVDKGCDLDRFISIANESGLELTLDSSETDTESDQEENHSTHTYTCNICGIQVNRKYQLYAHHLEKHTGAETPYSCTHCQARFLDKALLDHHSRTLCRNSQKRFQCRKCPLRFRWRENLKLHNNVAHQPKETPPEGKSVSPQGESDLHCIPCQRSFKMQKDLTRHNLMHTQDSNIYRCRWCARRFYRWANLLQHIVRHGIRANQLPYAEALLDSYGHPGGNKIIQCRVCSVSFPTIAALRLHLETSPVGSHHEPLSLQNYSITNQMGYELTLEDSETDEEGCKPPGAPAFYTCGMCQLRCVRKFELQQHQQAMHRIEKIPDGCDKCIFKSVCPELIAHHVRTQCGNQQKHFTCTRCGYKFMWESNLLLHMQLQHENKEGAEQDPAIQESPDEPYKATCQIFQCGLCPRKYNRKDRLTAHIKKFHGPNVEKTPMRPPISEPKEPKRFLCAFCGKAVSSSSNLIIHMRRHTGEKPFKCDYCDMAFPRSSDLQCHRRTHTGERPHVCTVCQKGFARSYKLQQHMRIHSGERPYKCTYCEKSFTQSNDLTLHIRRHTGERPYQCGVCGDRFIQGTALKNHRLQHGHHEDSANVQGSATEITARRTVLEKFSV
- the LOC108130370 gene encoding zinc finger protein 571 produces the protein MSQNMTRTCRICGGTEGRYWIETPVEKYAGKTFVQLLTELTRIEVAALLIEKLPQWICAVCSHKLETAYELVILARETHNLWMQKLDDAAKDRGDESQGLEALECLNETPIHLVDIEGVTIKTEELDHTPPVSRKDPLVRPHLAKRRITHYSDPDEDQDDVPLHQHRKHLSFSVQKLHICSICNKAFRYVTNLYRHRQRDHGAPGKPGTELDEDENYYKCDHCDNSFKYVLELVKHNQNEHNASLLPSKTYLQKYKISRRPTPTTVEANPSSPASTSETSSQRKKTNSDTLVHSFIKTVVLSDEDENSSSDNYYKCDQCTKSYKYVISLIKHKHSKHSTEEGQSGRKEVEEDQNIGASASRVSAAVLPKPSRINRRVNGFDLHRCEPNGAKEIKCMICLKRFTKLRQLRDHLEAHPTDFDFNAHGEPIERIAEGFFKTAVESTTEGLKRRILRDLRMGVYGRYYSITNQARYEMSLDSSDTDSDGDGEDVVVRRSYVCDLCNDPDARWPRKYQLHKHHLQEHNWLDAPHVCLRCDSRFLNADLLDHHTSQLCQNTLKRFMCDKCPQRFFWRRNLRAHLAEHKSKQEIYHCDQCSRSYQDKSAVTKHKLMVHREGSEELFPCRWCTRTFYRPALLHKHVKRHGFSGDDLPLAETLLADAAKPSRPKSIQCKLCEIQFISVVDLRRHISMQGHSDQPSAYMISTEAGFEMLIDDTDDSDKESSSGRSYYCDLCQLSFRRRKDINEHQYSLHSFDKLPYACEHCIFKTVDKGILEQHLITQCRNNEKKFICSRCGFKFMWEDNLTQHLATQHQTKQQTIPEQQAPLRRKRRFRYQCPHCWRSFVAQPSLDKHIRDMHVAKRNVGKKYLCSLCGLEAQTPNKLSIHMRRHMGEKPFKCDLCDMRFTVFYELKVHRRKHTGERPYQCTFCSKEFARPDKLRRHVFIHNVKS
- the CHKov2 gene encoding uncharacterized protein CHKov2, translated to MTDQTTPQWVNEQLFHGLLMEYIDNFKAIVSFAAKSATGQGENYLTIVLRIQITMQLTDDSTKDVNYILKIPLVGDDDNGDHAFHDMFITELDMYDRLVPELEKQYEHTPISPKFKPLHLKFPKMPVKCDYILLEDLKQKGYKNAERTQGLEQFEVEAVLKKLAQWHAASAKRVVDIGEYEKDIRESYFTAEHQKMLDEFNINFSVPFLECMKQYDLDPSQMVLISNYTSLLTDLNIEFGRNDPLELSVLNHGDFWCNNFMFKYNDLGEVEDVYLVDFQLPKYGTPAQDLLCLLMTSPKFDIKLKKFDHFIEYYHQQLVEHLAMLSYNQSAPSLPQLHLHLHRYSLWAFICAQRMLPIVLLPPCLDSNIANVMGNSEEATAFKRKMFLQPAYVDQIKQILPWLIERGYIR
- the LOC108130394 gene encoding uncharacterized protein, with translation MTDKVPEWLSAEVFEDVLRKNVDGFVKVRSFKPEMGSGAGDNYATIMLRVKIEVELKDGKEKEVSYMVKLPHQLDIYKEMIKNSNIFDTERFMYNDVVPEMEEMYREVGVDITFGAKAYDLKNAQSDYVVLEDLGQKGFKNANRLEGLDQAHTERVLKKLAQWHAASVVRVATKGPYPQARTMGMFNPNNRPIMKEISKGMGEKFLKCCPSFKGNEAYIEKVKALQPELVDRVFDLFSKVKTTEFNVLNHGDFWCNNVMFQYDDHGEIEEVYLIDFQFPNYGTVAQDLTNFLISSTKLEDKLSKFDYYVKVYHDNLVEHLKVLQYSKAPPTLRDIHKSLIRNGASGFAVAKGGMAAVLMDPTEDASLENFVGSGTDGVDLHSQMFKNPRYRKHIEVVLPWLLNRGALDMD